tatgaaatgaaggTCAAGAAATACTCCAATTTGGCGAAGATGGTACTGTGATCTTGCTCCGCCGGAGCCCCCACTTGAGCTCACGATTGCTGCTGCTTTGTTTCCCCATACATTTGGTGGCCTTGATGCCCAGTCTAGTGCATTCTTCAGTGGTGCTATTAACATCACAACTAAATCAAACTGACATCAAATGAAAAAGCTTATTTTTATGGCCCGATTCGATTACTTATgaataatatatcataaaatGAGCTCagtttcaaataataaagatACTTTTACTACTAAGTCACGCTTAGGTTGGCtcgtttttgttgtttaattttttttatgttcgaTCTAGAACccaaccaattttttttacctaatttAGCAAATGgaaattctctattttgtaccattttgtttttccatCAAGTAGAGTATGAAAAAACTAAAGGTTTCAAAACTAAGCTTACTAAGAAAATTAGAAGGTTGAAGGAAAAGTTGAGTGTATAAACACGATTCATTTAAACTTAACCCAAATTCACCCTCATGTTGTTTCAGTGCACCTCGTACAATACATGAAATATATTAGCTATTTGCTTTCGAGGTAGGCAGTATGGTCGAAGGAGGCAATTACTCATTctaaaaactaatatttttagacgaaagtgaaaatatttactaaaatcACCGAACTTAAATAATGGTGAAAGttctctttttataattatttatagaatcaaatagattacaaataaaatagaaagagcAGTAAATGGATATACAACAATAGACTATGATCAAggatcaaatatgatatatatgttaaaCCATTATAGAAGACTAATTATCTGCAATGATACTAGACATCTATAATTAAGGGTCAAATATGATCATTAGACAGTCATGGAAGGCAAAACAAAGGCTATTTTCCTAGTTGTAGTCTAGCTAAATCATCCAGAACTACAAAAATCGTTAGTTAGAATGAGATTCCATGTTAAGAAGAAATGCTCTTTAGAAACGTGTTTAAGAGGAGTTATTGTCTATTATTGGTCTCTATGGTAGAATGAGTGGAAAGCTAGGAAGATGTTAGCCAATCAAagccaatttttaatttcaatattctaataaatttatactatagtaattttaaaatattaataaaagattaggaataaaaatgaaaaggaatttACCGGTGACGGAGTAATTATATTCCGGCGAAGCAATGAGAACACTCTCTGCTTCCAGAATCTTCCGACGAAACGCCTCGACAGCCGGTGGAAACGTTCCATCAACCTCCAAATCAGTGTTCAGCATAGGCAACGGCGAGATATCTACATATTCGATTTCCATTCCATCGATCGATTCCTTGGAAATCTCCATCGCTACAACAACGATCGCCGAATCAGAGCCCTAGACGACGAACAATCGacaaaaaaacagagcacagaaacagaaaaatggagagagagagagagagagagagttcgATTACCAGCACGAATCAAGCCTCTGTTGGTGGAATTTTTGCGAAGAGAACCACAGAGAGCGACGACCTTAACTGCCGGCTGCGCTCCCGCCATCATCGCGATCGAAAGCCTGAAGCACTGAGGATCCGGCGAGTGGGAACTCGATTCTTGAGGGAATGTGGAGTGAGAGAAACTGTAACGGGAGAATGGAGGAAGAGGATGATTATTGTGGTCTGAGAGTTGAAAACGAAGTTCGGGCGATGAGGCTTTTCGCAGAACTTTTGTGGTCGCGGCTTTTTGCAGAACTTTGTTCGTTTTGCGTCCTTCTCATGTAGAAATCATTTCTTTAATGGTATCTAACGCCAcaaacttaataaaaatattcctttatttaaaatataaaaaaatcattaatgcaattcaattttttaatttttaaataaattaatcaaagCCAACTTTTGTGTCgagtaattttgaattttctaaaaaaaaatatatatatattaatgaaatttttaaaaatttaaaaatattttttaaagcttatttttaaaactcattttaaagtttaaaggtatttttgaaataaatacgaacaattttcatctaaaactaattggatatatatatatatattaaagttcaaaagtattttttagaaaagttTATAGGTGTGAAACGAagtttatagatatttttttagacaaagtaccttaaaaaattagagCTCTAGTAGAACAGAACAAATGATGTCAAGCCAcgagcatcttcattcctatataaatataaaattgtggGTATAAGAATCCCCAGTAGATCATGTCTTTCAAGTCGCACGTTGCTTTCTACCAAGTTTTACCATAACCTCTAATTTCGTGCAACTCGTATGTAATTGATTCATTTATGGAATCGTGTATAGTCATTGGTTTAGTTGGTCCGTAGTAATCTATATTCTTATGACATGGgtagtttttgaaaaagtcCCGGGAAtacttctatttatttaaacccatattttattgtatatatACCAtgtttatagatatttttattaatttagcctaaatattagtattgttttattttatattttaaaaaattaaattacacttttttttttttttttaggattaaggtttcaaaatatatgttttcGTTAAGGGTGTTCATATGACTGGACAACACAGCCATCTTGAACTGCCCAACCCAAACCATAAAACTTGAGTTTGATTTGAATTGTTTCAGTctgagttgagttgaatttttaaaaaaattgaaaatttgattctgtgaggagttgatttttttttgttgggtcaacTCAACCAACCCTAGGGTAACACTCAACCCAAACCTATCTTTAAAAAGAAGTAAGACAGGAAAATCacgagattttagttattaatataatatgtacAGTGAAAAATAAGTAAGACTTCTTTGAATAATCTGAAAACAGTAGATGAGCTTACGTGATTAAGAGTAGGAAAACGAAGACAAAGGTAGCAACAAACTAAGACAACATCGACCATAACTAAGGTAAGGGACGATGAGATCTATTGAAACAGGACGACAAAACaagggaagaagagagaaacgagAACGGTTATCAAACTAACTCTAAAAATTGTGTCTTTTAGTCCATAAAagtataattttgtttcttttaacatgttcttgttctttctttttattgtaaaatggGACTCACTCGATATTTCAAATGCTACTTCTGACACAACATTTATGACTCAAAAGTATGAATAgatctgaaaatattattactcaatcAAACAATACAAAGTTAAGAactagaaatagaattgggatcgaatgttcaatcttcattgatatttacaccgtttaaatagaatacaatCTACCAATTAATACCTAccaataataacaaaaaatataaaccaaCTAATTCGCGAgaatacaataaaatatattactaaaataatattaaaatatataagatatattccctaactaatatattcgGAACATATTATACTGATTCAAACGGCCATTAGAATTATGGCGAATTTGCTATCCATTACACCACACAAGTCCAATTCCTTACACGTCTGAAGCTATGGCCAGGCTCCTTATCTCCACCAGAGCCTTCCCCTTTCCCCCTCTTCCCCTGGTTCCGGCACGGGCATTCTTCAGACCCTCCAAATTGTCGCCGGCGGTCAGATTCTCCGGCGACCCATCAGCCGCCAGAGCCCTACGAGTGGTGACGACTCGTGCCGGTGCCAGCACCAGCAGTTACATCTTCGCTTTCTCTATCCCCTTTTCGCTTATTCTCGTCACTGCCCTTACCGCTCTCAAAATCGGTGATAACCTGGACAAGAAGTTTCTTGAGGAGGTACTTTGTGATTTGTTATTTTGCTCCATTTTGTTTGTGGGACTGAATTTTGTTGGGCGTTCTGGTTGGTTTCAGTTCATGTTTGGTTTAGATGAGCTTTTCTGCAATGTTGAGGCTTCTGTGATATTAATGCACATAACCTGTTTGTATTAATGCTTAGTGTTCAGGGAAATGATTTCTGcatatattttgatgttaGAATTTGTATGGTTTATGGTTGAGCGAGCTTTCCTGCAATGTTAAGGCTTCTGTGATATTAATGCACATAACCTGTTTGTATTAATGCTTAGTGTTCTGGGAAATGATTTCTGcatatattttgatgttaGAATTTGTATGGTTTATGGTTGAGCGAGCTTTCCTGCAATGTTAAGGCTTCTGTGATATTAATGCACATAACCTGTTTGTATTAATGCTTAGTGTTCTGGGAAATGATTTCTGcatatattttgatgttaGAATTTGTATGGTTTATGGTTGAGCGAGCTTTCCTGCAATGTTAAGGCTTCTGTGATATTAATGCACATAACCTGTTTGTATTAATGCTTAGTGTTCTGGGAAATGATTTCTGcatatattttgatgttaGAATTTGTATGGTTTATGGTTGAGCTAGCCTTTATGAAGTGTTGAGAAATTGTTCGTTACTATGATGAATTCAAGCAATCTCTTCATGTGCTACTTTTAATACTAAGATTGTTCTTATGGAGGGATTGCTGTACTTTGCTAAGCACTCTCATTAGGTCTAGTGATATCTgtaaaaaagagagataaccgcccaagcccaccgctactcgatattgttctctttgggcttttactttcgggcttctcctcggtttttaaaacgtgtctgttacgaaaaggttttcacacccttaagAATAATgctccgttctcctccccaatcgatgtggggatctcacaatccaccccctttagagTTCaccgtcctcgctggcactcgtttccttctccaatcgatgtgggactccccaatccactctttcgaggcccaacgtccttgttggcagactgcctcgtgtctacccccttcggggctacctcctcgctggcactttgcccagtgtctggctcttataccatttgtaacagcccaagcccaccgcacatatattgtcctctttgggctttctctttcgagcttcccctcaaggtttctaaaacgcgtctgctagggggaggtttccacacccttataaagaatgttttgttttccttcccAACCGAGCTGGCATCTCACACCTCCAGCCACCCAAAAGTTGCCTTTTTGTATATTCATGGCCATTTGATTTGATGATCCCTCACTTGGATAATCTTGGAGGCCTCATTCCTTGAGTAGCAGGCAAGTTTCAAGAAGTTTAAATTACTATGTTCTCTAGGTGAGAGCTTGAACTTAGGACTTTGAAAGCATCTCAAAAACATTTCAAAGTCCTTTCCATCTTGGTCACCCCATAGACCTAGAACTACAAATAATCTAGGTATCGGAGGCCTCATTCAAAAAATGGAATGAGTAGTTGCGCTTTCGATCTTGTTCTCAGCTCTGGGTCTGGTCCTTTAGGCGAGGCTCTTGACTTTACAAAGTGGTTCCCTTTATGGTTCAGGAATTCGTGCTTGGCtgacttttatttgtttggttaTAGTTCGTGCCCACTTGTAATGAACCCCCACCCGCCCCAACGTAGAGTAGAAACCTCCTTAAACTGATTCAAGTGATTCAGTCCGTAGGAAAGTCAGATGTCTCTCTTGCAAGCCAAAACATTGATTTTGTCTCGATGCGGTTCTTCCCAAAAGAGTGAGCGCTCACCCATATTATGGAGCGCACccccttttttcttattagtAGGTTGCGAAATCTCacctttcgaaaatctctcatAAGGAGAGGTGGGAGTATGGGCTTTTTTGAATTGTGTATATTCTCACCGGTCACCACCACCACTAGTCTCAAGGGAGGCAGGGGTAGCCTACCATGATGAGTAAACAAAcagaattttcaaaaaccaaaaactaaaaatcaaatagtcGTCGAACGAGGCATAAGTTTTCCACGTAAGAGCACGAACTTAGTACGTTGAAGGCATCCAATAACATTTCAAGCCGTCCCCATCTTTGGTCGCCCCATAGAGTCTATTTAGAGCAGGAATAGCAAAATCCATAGGATGAGTTTGATCATGGCACTTCATTTCAAGGCCACATTCTTGTTATAGAAGAGATATAAAGCCTTTTTATGCATAATAATCTGTTCTTGAGGGAAATTGATTCCTGAAACTGGGAAATAGACACTGATTTTGTTGAACTGTGTTTGTGAACCAGCTTGCTCTTAATCAAGCCATAatggaggaagatgaagagaacAAAGATGGTAGTTCAGAAATCTCTTTCGAAGAAAAACCCGCTCTTCCACGAACTCGAAACCGCCCTAAAAGGGAAGCCGAGGTATAAATAGCAGCATAGATTTTGGATGTGAACATGATCGGATCAGACAGGCAGAAAAAATGGCTCAAAGGAACTAGAAAGCTTCTATGTATACTGTATGTAACTtagttttcttcatcttcttcttaatAATGATTAGTATACAGTTAGTCTGTATGATGAGTGTATTTAATActtaatattattgttatatattcttcatattgaattattttaaaaaagcaaATATGAGGTATTATCTTGAGctcttattttgtttatttgttgatAAGAGGTACGGTCTAGGTTACATTTAGGCCAACGTTACTAGTACAACATTAGTTGGGTCCAGTTGAAAAATATGGATCTAAAACCCGAACTTTTTAACTCTTATCTTATTAGTTCTTTGAACCATTTTTTTGTAGCGGCTCGGAAAGGGTCTTTTTCAAAACTTAGAGAAATCATTTCATAATCACGACACTTCATTGGTCAAGAAGATGTTCGGAAaccaattcataaaatttttaattagcGAAAATGTAGTTGAGGgttattttcctaaaataaaataaatgaaagctTGAAGATCTTCAAAATAGGTTGAGATATAAAAGAtgcaataaattaattaaaaaacttaaaaatttatatataaaataatatttagttcACTAACAAAGTTgtcgttgtagtatagtggtaaGTATTCCCGCCTGTCACGCGggtgacccgggttcgatccccggcaacggcggatttattttttcttttattttacattttaaatctAACTCGAAACGATTCGTTTAAGAAATTATATGCAATTCTTTTGAGACACGTGGAAATGCCAGAGGGTCAACACGTATTTTTTTAagtgatttttattttataaattaaattaatgaaattgtttaaaattatgtattattaataatatatttttaattaaattcacaTTCTCATCAATATTGAAATGCAcaacacaaaaaaatattgatacaAGCATAATGTATATGCTAATACGCATAATTAAACATCTCCtcattgttattatttatttatttttgaaattagaaattCAAGTCTTTACCTACAAAATCTTAAGCCAGAACTCAAACGGTAAAGTCTATTAAAATGATATACATAGGGACGAAAAATTGACGACTTATATTAGTTTTGATTTAGTCTTTtatgtattaattttatttactcGCTCGTTGTGAATTTTAGTaatctagaagaaaaaaaatgtcatatgcaaaagaaaatttgatgggGTAATAGTTTTTGTTCCTTTACGAAGTTCTATCGAGATCAACTTGACTTGCCCTTCTAACCgtccaagttcaccgctagcagatattgtcctctttgggctttcagcttcccttcaaatctttgtctgctaggggaaggtttccgtTTCCACaatcttataaagggtgtttcattctcctccccaaccaatgtgggatatatcacaatccacccccttcaaggctcatcgtcctcgctagcattcgtttctttctccaatcgatgtgggattcccaccaaattcacccccttttggagcccaacgtccttactggcacaccacctcgtgtctatccCTCTTTGGGGAACAACTTCTTTGTTGATACATcatccagtgtctggctctaataccatttgtaacgacccagtccaccgctagaagatattgtcctctttgggctttccctttcgggcttcccctcaaggctttaaaacgtgtctactagagaaaggtttccacacccttataaatggtgtttcgttctcctccccaatcaatatGGTATATCACAATTGCTCGGTAGGTTTTACACACCTAGTCGTTAGGCCATTTGAGTACATTACGGGCATTTTGGCCCTTCTTGATTTCACTTAGTACAAGCCTTTTCACTATCTCCTTCTCCGTGTAAATAGTAGTGACTCGTTGAAGACCCTATTAAAGATTCAATAACCTTAGTCATGACTTCCTAGTAAAGTTTTTCTTCGATATTCAAACcaggtgtgtgtgtgtgttttttttttttttttttttttttttctcgatggTGATTGGGGACAAGGTCTAAGCTGCTACGAGACCATACTTGAATGTTTTGTTACCTTATCGAAATATACTTATTGAGGGAAGCAATGTAGCATAAATGAAAACCGAGACAATGAACTTTCTCATATCTGTCCCACCTCATTTAATACGCGTATATTTTAGagtaaattgaaatatatattttttaaattaagaaattaaaaaaaaaattgtatttatttaaaaaataaaaagtaataaaaaattaatttctcaaGAATAGCTCGAtcatatgaaatttaatgGAAATTTTTGTAAGACGAAGAGCATAATGAGGCGAGGGACAAGGATAGAAAAGTCATTTTCCCTTCCGTCCACCCGCCAAATTAATACTCCAAATTTTATCTGATTGATAAATACGTAGAGATTCGAACATTTAACCTTTAGAAGCTCGATAATATTTTTGgagaaaataaggaaaaataaaggaataaaaagaatatattatattcctcataaataaagataagAGAATATATGATGACAATACCTCTTTGTGGGTCCCACTGCCAGCTGGCTTCCTTCCTCCCTCCAacaagaatgctttgttttctttcaaaacaTTCTCACATTCTCTCTCATCTCTTTCACTTTCTCAATTTCCAATTTTGCCCCTcattcctctttctctctcttcattgtttttctaaaaatttgaaatataaaagaaaaaaaaaaaaaaagagaaaatatatattttttttagttagggCTTTCGTATGTAAATGTAAAGGTCGAGATTTGCACGTTCGATCTCAAAGAAACGAGAATAGATGCtgagctctaataccaactatCACGGTCGTACATCTTCAAccgtcgtgatcttgacacgctcacgacaAACCTTAAGGAGAACTCAAGTtccatttacatttttttactgGGTTTGTGGCTTCGTCGAATCGTCGGCGAGGTTTGCCTTCGTCAACTAAACAGCTCGTACGAAATTCAAGTTTGTGAGTGCATGCATGAATCGTGTTGTTGGAAACCGAGGTTACAATAATGACATTAAACCGAGGTGACAATTATAACCCTTtcgtgagttttttttttttttttttttttttttttttttttttttttttttttttttttttttttttttttNGcatagttttattattattatgaatttttaatgtCATTATTGTAACTAGTTCTAGAAAAGTGACCAAGCAAGCCAATGAAAGGGTTATAATTGTCCTTTCACAGACATTTATTTAGCCCacaaacattaattaaaactcaaagatcatattaattatctttttgcTTTTCACACTTTTAAGGATGTTAGCAGAGATTAAGAAGCTTTTTATGTCATAATTTAGCCCTAAATGTCCCCAACTTTTAAGGTTGTTAAATATAATATGGGTTATGTTCACTTTTTTGTGTTAAATCTATGAATAAATGAGACATGAATATAATAGGatggaattatttatttcGGAGTAAAATTGTACccgtccaaacccaccgttaacagatattatcagttttagcccgttacgtattgtcgtagtctcagagttttaaaacatgtctattaggaagaggttttcacacttttataaggaatgtttcgttactctcttcaaccgatgtgggatctcacaatatggtattagagcccgACATTGGATGGTGTGtgagtgaggacgttgggcccccaaggggggatgagttgtgagatcccacatcgatttgagaggtgaacgaaacattcctaataaaggtgtggaaatctctccctggTTGATAACGATACGTAAGAGGTCAAAACGgagaatatctgctaacggtaaACTTGGGGGCTTTTACAAAAAACTATTATCGCAGACCAACACGAACCCTTACTTCTAGCTTCTTTTCTAAAAACGAAGACCATTCCCACAAGCCAACAcgagttttttttaacatattttgtcATCATTTCgggtaatttttaaataataaaaaaatatttttataagttactaattttttaagcttaattttcatttatctattttttatttattgtaaatcatatatagaaaaaaaaaatgtacgaAGTAGGGATtgtttttaaatctaatttagaaaatactaaaataaataataaaaataataaaaataataaaaatactgtTACCATTTTGtactatttgtttgttttcagaacaatttaaaaaaaaatgtttttttatttatttattaaaaaagtgtttttaaatatcaattataaaCAGTCTTAAAAAGGAACATGTCTTCAATACTTGCACatggtttagtttttttttttttttttttttttttttttttttttttttttttNaaatttttaaattttgcagatctaaaagattataaatatcatttaaaattaatataaaattaaacggGACCCTCTAATTTCTCTTCATTAGCTAAATAGGATCGGGAATGTGGATTATATTTCCGGTTTGAATATGTATGttgtaatattgaaatttaattatttaaaaattatgctgataaaaattatattatatttttgcttagaaaatatagaaggatttataatttataatagaaattatattaaaaaataaaaattatttattaaaaaaatatttgaatttttctataaaaaaaaaaagaaaaaaaaaggagaatttTGCGGGTAGAACTCTAATTTTCTTGTGTATctctttataaaatttgaaaatatatttggtCGTATGAATATAGATATGATATATACTATTTTCCTTGAAATtaaaggttcaaatttttatatccctatattttttattaattttttattaatttagcaagaatataaaaattaaattaagaataaaattatgttttaatttttaattttttaaaaaaagaaatgttattTTGGGTATGAAGTGGCAATTCGGTAATTTGGTACCCAACAGGCATTTGAATATGTTTGATGCATATGAGAGAAAAAAGTAAAGGGTTTGTGACAAAAGATTAGAGGACCCATTCGAAGTCAAAaatggtttcttttttctttttctttctaaaaaacCCATTGAAGGAGGAGAGGAGGAGGTAGACCTCTCACTCCTCTGccattgttttcctttttttacaTTATGTGATTGAAAGGCCCACCAAAGCTGGAAGCAAGCAAGCAGCACAAATTCATCTCAATCTGCTTACAAGGAAACATGATTTCAGAAAACAGGGATGTATTGAATCGACATCCTTTCATGTTTTGCTCGATTgggttcttcttttctctctgttGATTCTTATCTTTCAAAGTTTCTTATAATTTGGGGAAGATTTGGGTCTCGTTCTGCTTCTGGGTTCTCTTGCCTGCTTGGTGTTCGACGAAATGCCTCCTTCATTGTTTTCCCCTGTTGATGGCTTCTAGCTCTGAGGAGTTCTATGGAGGAAATCCCTTTGGAGGTTCTATCAATGGCTTCCTGTATTTCTCTTTGAATGACGACCCTTGATTATAATTGTTTCTGCAAATGGGTTTTTGGTTTCATGTTCATCTGTATCTAGATTGAGTGTTTTCTCAACTTTTGGATTGAGATTAGTTGAGATATCTATTCCATTGCTTCATTGATCTATTTGGATTAGTTGATTGATTGTCTGCTTGTTCTCAAATGGGCAAGAAGAAGGGGTGGTTTTATTTAGTCAAGAAGCTATTTGTTTCAGAGCCAGAGCCAAAGCAGCCTGAGAAGGTAAAgacatatatagatatagtGTTGGGTTTTTTTAACATGTCTTCAACTAATCATCAATGCTGATGAATGTTGTTTTTTCAGAAGCAAAAGAGATGGAAATGGATGTTTGGAAGAGTGAAGAACAAGAGATTAGCCACACTGACAGCACCGAAAGCGACGTTGAGacaagaggaggaagaggagaggaATCAGGCTCTTTCTGTGGCCATTGCAAGTACCGCGGCTGCCGAAGCAGCCATTGCAGCTGCTAAGGCTGCTGTTGAGGTTGTGTGGCTCACAGGGACCCCTCAATCTAATCAACAAGAGGCTGGAGATGAAGCCTTTAAACCTCTGAAGAAGGCCCCTCCATCTGATCTCCTTAAACGTGAAAGGGAAATCCATGAGCTTGCTGCTATTATTATCCAAACTGCTTTCCGTGGCTTCCTTGTGAGTACTTCTTCTGACTGTACTTTCTCACTTGCTTCAATGGAATTGGAATGAAATGCTGAAACAAATCGGTACTATAGTTAGAAATCATGAccctccataatggtatgatattgtccattttaagcataagctctcgtggctttactttgggcttctccaggCCAGCCTGAAGGAGacatattccttacttataaacccataaacCCATTAGCTAATGTtggactccctcccaataaTCTTCGACAACTCTAGAGTTAAAAAGTATACTTGAAATCTTGTACTTAGACTTCTCTTTTTAGAGGAACATGGAACTTAAGAACTCAAGCCTAGACACAATAAAAATTGCAGTTTTATTAACATTTGTGGAAAGTTGGAAACACGAGGAAGAGAATCCCAGAACAAAAACGTAGAGAATGTTCCTAAATGCACTTATTTTGCAAAAAGTGGAAACGATAAACAggaaatataaaacaaaaacgtTTTCAAATGGCACTTAATCCTAAGGCATCTGTGTATTTGCTTACAAGTTTTGATTCTCTAGCCTTGTTTACTTGAGTGACATTTGTATTATTAAGCAAAGAATGTAAATTTTCAGGCAAGGAAAGCATTGAGAGCACTGAAAGGAATAGTGAGGCTACAGGCAATTATCCGAGGGCGAGCTGTTAGGCGCCAAGCCATTGTCACTTTGAAGCGCTTGCAGTCCATTGTTAGCATTCAATCACAAGTCTGTTCAAATCGACTTCATCTTCCTCAAAACACTTTCAATTCTCCTGAAACCAAGCAGTTGCAGAGCTTGAAAGAAACGATTATAAAGGTAAGCCAAGTCTAAGTATAGCTCTATTGATTGATTTACTTGGTTAAAATACTGGTTGGTTTGATTATAATATTGTTTGTGAATATCAgctatttgttttttagtttcttcttCTGTCTATTTCTCAATCTCCTTTTTGATAAGATTTTCTCAATCTCTTAAAGACAACAAGTCTAGAAAgaatttgtaacgacccaagctcaccgctagcaaattgtcctctttggactttttctttcgggctttccctcaaagttcttaaaacgcgtctgctagggagaagtttccacacccttataaaaaatgttttgttctcttccccaactgatgtgagatctcacaatccaccccccttcggggcccagtgtcctcgctggcactcgttcctctctccaaacattgtgggatctcacaatcca
This genomic window from Cucurbita pepo subsp. pepo cultivar mu-cu-16 chromosome LG01, ASM280686v2, whole genome shotgun sequence contains:
- the LOC111789243 gene encoding NAD(P)H:quinone oxidoreductase-like — encoded protein: MMAGAQPAVKVVALCGSLRKNSTNRGLIRAAMEISKESIDGMEIEYVDISPLPMLNTDLEVDGTFPPAVEAFRRKILEAESVLIASPEYNYSVTAPLKNALDWASRPPNVWGNKAAAIVSSSGGSGGARSQYHLRQIGVFLDLHFINKPEFFLNAYQPPPKFDSHGDLIDREVREKLKAVLFALHAFSLRLRGTTIVN
- the LOC111789252 gene encoding uncharacterized protein LOC111789252, whose protein sequence is MARLLISTRAFPFPPLPLVPARAFFRPSKLSPAVRFSGDPSAARALRVVTTRAGASTSSYIFAFSIPFSLILVTALTALKIGDNLDKKFLEELALNQAIMEEDEENKDGSSEISFEEKPALPRTRNRPKREAEV